The Diospyros lotus cultivar Yz01 chromosome 15, ASM1463336v1, whole genome shotgun sequence genome has a window encoding:
- the LOC127791722 gene encoding uncharacterized protein LOC127791722: MPDAYSIITRLQELYGEQSRNARYDIFKALFRAKMSPGGLVGEHVLKMISLLEKLKGLGDELNPHLQIDLILQYLPDSYGNFISNFYMNKIECTSAELMNMLITAQSNMKSGTVMVVTSSSKTRKGKGKKKATQVPQGAKTISKKKGKPVAKGKCFHCGKDGH; the protein is encoded by the coding sequence ATGCCTGATGCGTACTCTATCATCACACgcctacaagagttgtatggtgaacaAAGTCGGAATGCTAGATATGATATATTTAAGGCACTATTTAGGGCAAAGATGTCTCCGGGAGGATTAGTGGGAGAACAcgttctcaaaatgatctccttGTTAGAGAAGTTGAAGGGTTTGGGGGATGAGTTGAATCCTCACCTCcaaattgatttgatccttcAATATTTGCCAGATTCGTATGGAAATTTCATAtcgaatttctatatgaataaaatagagtGTACTTCGGCTGAGTTAATGAACATGCTTATTACGGCACAAAGCAATATGAAATCGGGTACTGTGATGGTTGTTACCTCTTCCAGTAAGACTAGAAAGgggaaaggcaagaaaaaggCCACGCAAGTACCACAGGGGGCCAAGACAATAAGTAAGAAGAAGGGCAAACCTGTTGCCAAAGGAAAGTGTTTCCACTGTGGTAAGGACGGGCACTGA